In the Ipomoea triloba cultivar NCNSP0323 chromosome 6, ASM357664v1 genome, one interval contains:
- the LOC116021757 gene encoding uncharacterized protein ycf45 yields MLSSPLLHHPSSYSLYLHRTQQLKLLPRSREFPFRSLHSSPLVGFHKDVLATFVSKSSLSSSFSSSSSVSLVGDDFEVELGRLLALLPEEMRRGVGEHPELHHLIEVVMDLGRKPLARFPSGDFVLSDHPITMQDLEHATSQVGDFAIDNRAGISRTLHRISAIRNRKGRIIGLTCRVGRALSGSANSLQDLVKLGASLLLIGPPGVGKTTIIRDIARMLANDYGKRVMIVDTSNEIGGDGDIPHAGIGNARRMQVPHTDMQHKVLIEAVENHMPQVIVIDEIGTKLEAMAASTIAQRGIQLVATAHGVTIENLVMNPALEMLVGGVQSVTLGDEEASRRGVQKSVLERKGPSAFSCGVEIISKTELRVHPNLEATVDAILSGRHPIFEVRKINQRSQEEVEEELTIQELHDRSDSVIVGISQMNGNIPGHGDFISEMNQGTEENCCKNEDSLCLFLYGISEASVVQGIKQLKIDHAIEFTDNISEADALLALQSKLKKNSGIQAAARSRGIPIYVSKTSSLSQLTKAVEALVADCADGFEFFESEAKINVLERMDALEEARIAIEQVVIPKGEPVDLLPRPSNILILQKDLISKYKLKSVRIGTEPDARLRIIPFQSPLEENSHSSEGDNDGSGDEFDDLLRPDPDSNGSSYTVDRLPLLPD; encoded by the exons ATGCTTTCGTCGCCATTGCTGCACCACCCGTCGTCCTACTCCCTCTATCTCCATCGAACCCAGCAGCTCAAGCTCCTTCCTCGTAGCCGCGAGTTTCCATTTCGGTCTCTCCATTCCTCGCCGCTTGTGGGGTTTCACAAGGATGTTCTCGCAACTTTCGTTTCTAAATCATCGCTTTcgtcttctttttcttcttcttcttctgtttcCTTGGTCGGGGATGATTTCGAAGTGGAGCTTGGGCGCTTGCTGGCTCTCTTGCCGGAAGAGATGCGGCGGGGAGTTGGGGAGCATCCGGAGCTGCACCACTTGATCGAGGTTGTTATGGACTTGGGCCGCAAGCCCCTCGCCCGGTTCCCCTCCGGAGACTTCGTTTTGTCGGACCATCCGATTACTATGCAGGATCTTGAACATGCCACTTCTCAG GTTGGGGATTTTGCTATTGATAACAGAGCAGGCATTAGCCGGACCTTGCACCGGATCAGTGCCATTAGGAATCGGAAAGGTAGGATTATTGGTTTAACCTGTCGTGTTGGCCGAGCTTTATCAGGAAGTGCCAACTCATTGCAAGATTTAGTAAAACTTGGGGCTTCTTTGTTGCTAATTGGACCTCCTGGAGTAGGAAAAACTACAATTATCAG GGATATAGCTAGGATGCTTGCGAATGATTATGGGAAACGAGTCATGATTGTTGACACTTCAAATGAAATTGGTGGTGATGGAGATATACCTCATGCAGGAATTGGTAATGCACGGCGCATGCAAGTGCCACACACAGACATGCAACACAAG GTCTTGATAGAAGCAGTTGAAAATCATATGCCACAAGTGATTGTAATAGATGAAATTGGTACTAAACTTGAGGCTATGGCAGCAAGCACAATTGCACAACGTGGTATTCAGTTGGTTGCAACTGCTCATGGTGTAACAATAGAGAATTTGGTGATGAATCCAGCTCTGGAGATGCTTGTTGGAGGTGTacag AGTGTGACACTGGGGGATGAAGAGGCAAGCCGGCGTGGTGTTCAAAAATCTGTACTGGAGAGGAAAGGACCCTCAGCTTTTAGCTGTGGTGTTGAGATAATTTCGAAGACAGAGTTGCGAGTTCACCCTAATTTAGAAGCTACAGTAGATGCTATTCTTTCAG GCCGTCATCCCATCTTTGAAGTTCGCAAGATTAATCAGAGATCACAAGAGGAAGTGGAGGAAGAGTTGACCATCCAGGAATTGCATGATAGAAGTGACAGTGTCATTGTAGGTATTTCACAGATGAATGGTAATATACCTGGCCATGGTGATTTTATTTCAGAGATGAATCAAGGCACAGAAGAGAATTGCTGTAAAAATGAGGATTCTCTTTGCCTATTTCTTTATGGG ATCTCAGAGGCAAGTGTGGTTCAAGGGATTAAACAGTTAAAGATAGACCATGCCATTGAGTTTACTGATAACATCAGCGAAGCAGATGCTCTCCTGGCATTGCAATCCAAGCTCAAAAAAAATTCTGGAATTCAAGCTGCTGCAAGATCTCGTGGCATTCCTATATATGTCTCAAAG ACAAGCTCCTTGTCACAGTTAACCAAGGCTGTAGAAGCTTTAGTTGCTGATTGTGCTGATGGTTTTGAGTTTTTTGAATCTGAAGCTAAGATCAATGTGTTGGAAAGGATGGATGCTTTGGAG GAGGCAAGAATAGCCATTGAGCAAGTAGTAATTCCTAAAGGGGAACCTGTGGATCTACTCCCTCGGCCATCAAATATTCTAATACTCCAGAAGGATCTTATTTCCAAATATAAGCTGAAATCAGTGAGAATTGGAACAGAACCAGATGCTAGGCTCCGCATAATTCCTTTCCAGAGTCCTTTGGAAGAAAATAGTCATAGCAGTGAAGGCGACAATGATGGCAGTGGTGATGAATTTGATGATTTGTTGCGACCCGATCCTGACTCTAATGGATCTTCCTACACCGTGGATCGATTGCCTTTACTGCCAGATTAG